Proteins encoded within one genomic window of Candidatus Brevundimonas colombiensis:
- a CDS encoding MBL fold metallo-hydrolase codes for MIPYVRQFDFAYGRSDQVSPLVQRVVADNPGPFTFTGTGTYIVGRPEAGSAVAVIDPGPMDLTHLEALKAATAGRRVSHVLVTHTHRDHAPLAKPFAEVTGASILAARPPMHETHASGALDEEEDGDFAPDVVLSGGEVIAGDGWTLEAMFTPGHASNHMGFVLREENGLFCGDHVMGWSTTVVAPPDGNMRRYMASLDAVIERDFDVLWPTHGAPISEVRPFLEAYRAHRLDREAQIAARLAAGDQTVAEMVPALYAAVDSRLWPAASLSVLAHLIKLVEDGRAAGDGEPGLAARFRPI; via the coding sequence ATGATCCCCTATGTGCGTCAGTTCGACTTCGCCTATGGACGATCAGACCAGGTCTCCCCCTTGGTGCAACGGGTGGTGGCGGACAATCCGGGGCCGTTCACCTTCACGGGCACGGGGACCTATATCGTGGGGCGGCCCGAGGCGGGATCGGCGGTGGCGGTGATCGATCCGGGGCCGATGGACCTGACGCATCTGGAGGCGCTGAAGGCGGCGACGGCGGGGCGAAGGGTCAGCCATGTGCTGGTGACGCATACGCATCGGGACCATGCGCCGCTGGCCAAGCCGTTCGCCGAGGTGACCGGCGCGTCGATTCTGGCGGCGCGTCCGCCGATGCACGAGACCCATGCGTCCGGCGCGTTGGACGAGGAAGAGGACGGCGATTTCGCGCCAGACGTCGTGCTGAGCGGCGGTGAAGTCATCGCTGGTGATGGCTGGACGCTGGAGGCGATGTTTACGCCCGGCCATGCGTCGAACCATATGGGTTTCGTCCTGCGCGAGGAGAACGGCCTGTTCTGCGGCGACCATGTCATGGGCTGGTCCACGACTGTCGTGGCGCCGCCGGACGGGAACATGCGGCGCTATATGGCCAGTCTGGACGCGGTGATCGAGCGGGACTTTGACGTGCTGTGGCCGACGCACGGGGCGCCGATCAGCGAGGTGCGGCCATTTTTGGAGGCGTATCGCGCGCATCGGCTGGACCGGGAGGCGCAGATTGCGGCGCGGTTGGCGGCGGGCGACCAGACCGTCGCCGAGATGGTGCCCGCGCTTTATGCCGCCGTCGATTCGCGCCTGTGGCCGGCGGCGTCGCTGTCGGTGCTGGCCCATCTGATCAAGCTGGTCGAGGACGGGCGGGCGGCCGGCGATGGGGAACCCGGTCTGGCGGCGCGGTTCCGGCCCATTTGA
- a CDS encoding DUF1499 domain-containing protein, whose product MPIRKPVPAVLPWLTALAAAPAVLIVAAIAATRFGGVDLSVSYDLLTWTVARILAWIGLAGALVAMVLALRDIRGRGLYALAALMLAGVTVAGFVERQARDAVPTPRDVTTNITEPPAFSRAAGQHRGSTPAACDAVVAIPSQVLAQQATSALVDAGFVVTRATTFEVEAVHEGAWFGFVNDAVVRIRPGRTDIRVAARDARPDGGATCRLAARIAEKLAAAR is encoded by the coding sequence ATGCCGATCCGAAAGCCTGTCCCCGCCGTTCTGCCCTGGCTGACGGCGCTCGCGGCGGCGCCGGCGGTGCTGATCGTGGCGGCCATCGCGGCGACCCGATTCGGCGGCGTCGATCTGTCGGTCAGCTATGACCTGCTGACCTGGACCGTGGCGCGCATCCTGGCCTGGATCGGCCTGGCGGGCGCCTTGGTCGCGATGGTGCTGGCGCTGCGCGACATTCGGGGCAGGGGGCTCTATGCGTTGGCGGCCCTGATGCTGGCAGGCGTGACGGTCGCGGGCTTTGTGGAACGGCAGGCCCGGGACGCCGTCCCGACGCCACGCGATGTCACCACCAATATCACGGAGCCGCCGGCTTTCTCGCGCGCCGCCGGCCAGCATCGCGGATCGACCCCTGCCGCCTGTGATGCGGTGGTCGCCATCCCCAGCCAGGTCCTGGCCCAGCAGGCGACCTCCGCCTTGGTCGACGCCGGATTCGTCGTCACCCGCGCCACAACCTTCGAGGTCGAGGCCGTGCATGAGGGGGCCTGGTTCGGCTTCGTCAACGACGCGGTCGTGCGCATCCGCCCCGGCCGCACCGACATTCGCGTCGCTGCCCGCGACGCCCGACCAGATGGCGGCGCGACCTGCCGCCTGGCGGCGCGCATAGCCGAGAAACTGGCCGCCGCCCGTTAG
- a CDS encoding long-chain-fatty-acid--CoA ligase, with product MLGLMQDWPLTVDKIIDHAKNWHGEREVVTRSVEGPIVRTTYAQIHDRAKRVSNALKDWGIKPGDRVATLAWNTANHIEAWYGIMGIGAVCHTLNPRLFPEQLVYIINHAEDRIIFVDLTFVPLLNAILPHIPKVERVVIMTDAAHMPQTQLPRAVAYEDAIAGQSPDVVWGDFEENTACGLCYTSGTTGNPKGVLYSHRSNFLHTFMGLQATVMGATPKEVILPVVPMFHANAWGIAFAGPAAGTKLVMPGAKMDGASIYELIEQEGVTFSAAVPTVWQGLFAHMKQNGLGFSTLKRVLIGGAACPESLIRGFQDEFGVEVTHAWGMTETSPIGTIANLPPEILKLSYDEQMKYRLKQGVPPLGIELKLKDEAGAELPHDGATFGRLMVRGPTISKGYFKEEGSILDDEGFFDTGDVATVDEIGFMQITDRAKDVIKSGGEWISSIEIENIAVGHPKVEIAAVIGAAHPKWDERPVLILKLKPDQTLDRQEHLDFLQGKIAKWWMPDDVVAVDEIPLGATGKIDKKLLRERFKDYRLPTAA from the coding sequence ATGCTGGGCTTGATGCAGGACTGGCCGCTGACGGTCGACAAGATCATCGATCACGCCAAAAACTGGCACGGCGAGCGCGAAGTGGTGACCCGTTCGGTCGAGGGGCCCATCGTCCGCACCACCTACGCCCAGATCCACGACCGCGCCAAACGCGTTTCGAACGCCCTGAAGGATTGGGGGATCAAGCCGGGCGACCGCGTGGCCACCTTGGCCTGGAACACCGCCAACCATATCGAGGCCTGGTACGGCATCATGGGCATCGGGGCGGTCTGCCACACCCTGAACCCGCGCCTGTTCCCCGAACAACTGGTCTATATCATCAACCACGCCGAAGACCGGATCATCTTCGTCGATCTGACCTTCGTGCCGCTGCTGAACGCCATCCTGCCGCACATCCCCAAGGTCGAGCGCGTCGTCATCATGACCGACGCCGCCCATATGCCCCAGACCCAGCTGCCCAGGGCTGTGGCCTATGAGGACGCCATCGCTGGCCAGTCCCCCGACGTCGTCTGGGGCGACTTCGAGGAAAACACCGCCTGCGGCCTGTGCTACACCTCGGGCACGACGGGCAATCCCAAGGGGGTGCTGTATTCGCACCGCTCCAACTTCCTGCACACCTTCATGGGGCTGCAGGCCACCGTCATGGGCGCGACGCCCAAGGAGGTGATCCTGCCGGTCGTGCCGATGTTCCACGCCAACGCCTGGGGCATCGCCTTCGCAGGCCCAGCCGCGGGGACCAAGCTGGTCATGCCGGGCGCCAAGATGGATGGCGCCTCGATCTACGAGTTGATCGAGCAGGAGGGCGTGACCTTCTCGGCCGCCGTGCCCACCGTCTGGCAGGGGTTATTCGCCCACATGAAACAGAACGGTCTGGGCTTCTCGACCCTGAAACGGGTGCTGATCGGGGGGGCGGCCTGCCCGGAAAGCCTGATTCGCGGCTTCCAGGACGAGTTCGGCGTGGAGGTCACCCATGCCTGGGGCATGACCGAGACCTCGCCCATCGGCACGATCGCCAATCTGCCGCCGGAAATCCTGAAGCTGTCCTATGACGAGCAGATGAAATACCGCCTGAAACAGGGCGTGCCGCCGCTGGGCATCGAACTGAAGCTGAAGGACGAGGCCGGGGCCGAGCTGCCGCACGACGGCGCCACCTTCGGCCGACTGATGGTCAGGGGGCCGACGATCAGCAAGGGCTATTTCAAGGAGGAAGGCTCGATCCTGGACGACGAGGGCTTCTTCGACACGGGCGACGTGGCCACGGTGGACGAGATCGGCTTCATGCAGATCACCGACCGCGCCAAGGACGTCATCAAGTCGGGCGGCGAATGGATCAGCTCCATCGAGATCGAGAACATCGCCGTGGGCCACCCCAAGGTGGAGATCGCCGCCGTGATTGGCGCGGCCCACCCGAAATGGGACGAACGCCCCGTGCTGATCCTGAAGTTGAAGCCGGACCAGACGCTGGACCGTCAGGAACACCTGGACTTCCTGCAGGGCAAGATCGCCAAATGGTGGATGCCTGACGACGTCGTCGCGGTGGATGAAATCCCCCTGGGCGCCACGGGCAAGATCGACAAGAAACTGTTGCGCGAACGGTTCAAGGACTACCGTCTGCCGACCGCCGCCTGA